TCAATATGCCAAGCCTTCAGGGGAAAAGTATTTTCGACGCGGTGGACAAGGGCATAGATCTAATGTGTGTCCAAGTAGGAGAACAATTGCAATTTTGGAGGATGTAGAAAATGAGGAGAGAGGTGAAGACGAAGATTATGAAGGGGCAAAATTTGCTGAAGAAGAATCGCCTGAAAGGATGAATATAGTACTTCAGAGGGTGTTGTTATCATCAAAGGAAGAGAGCCAGCGCAGAAATATGTTCAAGACGTACTGTTCAATCAATAATAAGGCGTGTAATGTAATTGTGAATAATGAAAGTACTGAAAACTTAGTGTCATAGAAGTTATTTGATCATCTGAAATTTCCCACAATGCTCCATGAGAAGCCTTACACCTTGGGTTGGGTCAGCAAAAATTTACAAGTGCGTGTGTCTTTGATTTGCAAAGTTTCTATCTCCATTGGAAAACACTACAAGGAAGAGGTAATGTGTGATGTTCTTGATATGGATATTTGTCATGTTTTACTTTGCCATCCTTGGAAATTTGAAACTGATGTAACGTATAATGGACATGATAATGTGATGTTGTTTAAGTGGGGAAGTCATAAAATTGCCATGGCCCCCATTCTGAATTTTGATAGTAGTGTAGGTCAGAAAAAGTCTAATTTTCTGGTGATGGGCAATGATGATAAAGAGTTAGATGAAGCTATTAAAGAAACATGGGGTTTCTTCCCTATAGTGGTTAAGGTGTTGATGAGTGTTGTCAAAGAGGATGCTATTCCAGAAGAAGGACAAAATTTTTTGCAGGATTTGGAGGAGCTAATTGCAGATGAGTTGCCTAATGCTTTTCCTCTTGTGCAAGATATTCAACACTAGATTGATTTGATTCCAGGGGCTAATTTACCGAATTTTCCACACTACCATATGAGTCTCAAAGAGAATGAGATTTTGAGAGAGCAAATTAAAGATTTACTAAAGAAAGGATTTATTCATGAGAGCATGAGTCCTTCAGATATTCCTGTCCTtcttgttaataagaaagataaCAAGTGGCGTATGTGTTTTGATAGTAGAGCTATTAATAAGATAACTATAAAGTATCATTTTCCTATTCCTCGATTGGAAGACATGCTTGACGAGTTAGCTGGTTCAAAATTCTTTACAAAGACTGATCTCCGTAGTGGGTACCATCAAATCCGTATTCGGCCGGGAGATGACTGAAATATAACTTTTAAAAGCAAGGATGGGTTGTTTGAGTGGTTGGTTTTGTCCTTTGGGATGTCTAACGCCCCAACTACTTTCATGGGGTTGATGAACTAGGTACTTCATCCCTTCATTGGTCTTTTTGTTGTGGTATACTTCGATGATATTCTTGTTTATAGTAAAAGCAGAGAAGAGCACTTAGAGCACCTTAAACAAGTGTTACAGGTTCTTGAAGAGAATAAGCTATACATTAACTTGAAGAAGTGTACATTCTGCACCGGTAAATTGTTGTTTCTGGGTTCCATTGTGCGAGAAAATGGTATTCAAGCTGATGAAGATAAAGTTAAAGCAATTCGATACTGGTCTGTTCCTAAATCGGTTACCGAGGTACGAAGTTTTCATGGTTTAGCTACTTTCTACTGAAAATTTGTTAGAGATCTCAGTAGTATTACTGCTCTTATCTATGAATGTTTGAAAAAAAGGAAACTTTTATTGGGGACTTGAACAAAAGAAAAGttttgtcttgataaaagaaaaATTATGCACAACACTTGTTCTTGCCTTACCTGATTTTGATAAGATTTTTCAAGTGAAATATAATGCTAGTGGAGTTGGAATGGGGGCTGTACTATCTCAAGAGAAGAGATCGGTTCCGTTTTTCAGCGAAAAACTATCTGAAGCACGTCAAAAGTGGAGTACTTATGATTTGGAATTTTATGCGATATTTCGAGCTCTAAGACATCACTACTTGATTCATAGggaatttattttatttatagaCCATTAAGCTCTGAAGTTTTTTCATAGCTAGAAAGTTATCAACAAAATGCACGCTCGATGGGTAAGTTTTCTACAAAAAATTTCTTTTATCATTCAACATAAGTCTGGTACTTTTAACAAGGTAGCAGATGTTTTGAGTCGAAGAGTTTCTTAGCTGTTTACCTTTAAACATGTGATTATGGGCTTTGAATTATTGAAGGAGTTGTATTTGGGTGATGCTGAGTTTAAGAAATTATATGTCAAGTGTAGTAGAAATCCCCCATTTGCAGATTTTCATGTTCGAGAGGGCTACATATTTAAAGGTAATCAATTATACATCCGTTGTTCTTCGTTGAGAGAAAAGCTTATTCGTGATCTTCATGGCGATGGATTTAGTGGGCACCTGGGCCGATATAAAATCATTGCTAGTTTGGAGGAGAGGTACTATTGGCCTCATTTGAGAAAAGACGTGGCTGCAATTGTGAGAAGGTGTTATATTTGTCAAGTTTCTAAAGGAAAGTCTCAAAATACTGGCCTTTATATGCCTTTATCTGTTCCTGATGATATTTGGGTGGATTTGTCCATGAATTTAATGCTTGGGCTTCCTCGTACTCAACGAGGTGTCGATTCTGTATTTGTGGTTGTTAATAGATTTTCCAAGATGACACACTTTATTGCATGTAAGAAGACTGCAGATGCATCAAATATAGCCAAACTGTTTTTTAGGGAGGTTGTGCGCTTACACGGAGTGCCGAAAACTATTACTTCAGATAGGGATACAAAATTATTAGCCACTTTTGGATAACTTTGTGGAGGATGTTTGGAACAACTTTAAATAGGAGTTCTAGTGCTCATCCTCAAACTGATGGGCAAACTGACGTAACTAATCGAACCTTGAGAAATATGATTTGAAGTGTTTGTGGTGGGAAGCCGAAGCAGTGGGATTTGGCTTTGCCTCAGGTGGAATTTGCTTATAATAGCGTTTTTCATTCTGCAACATGAAAGTCACCTTTCTCTATAGTATATACTTATGTTCCTAAGCATGTAGTTGATTTAGTCAGGTTACCCAAGACACCAAGAGTTAGCGTAGCAGCAGAGAATATTGCTCAAGAAATCATTTATGTGAAAGAAAGGGTCAAGGCAAGGCTTGAAACTATTggaaagaaaaacaaaattgtagCAGACAAGAGAAAGAGAGTCAAGGTTATTAAAGAGGGAGATGAGGTGATGGTGTTATTGCGTAAGGAGATGTTTCCGGTTGAAACATACAATAAGCTATAACCTCGGAAGTATGGCCCGTTTAAAGTGTCACGGAGGATCAATGACAATGCTTTGTTGTGCCTATTCCAGATTCCATGAACATCTCTAATACATTCAATGTGGTTGATATATATGAGTACTATGTGGATTCAGTTTTATAAACGGATGAGAACTCGGGGTCGAGTTCTTCAGAGGTGGAGGAGACTGATGTAGGACAACTTGCTGCGAATATTGAGGATGCTATAAATCAGAAAAAAGGGCAAAAGGAAAGGGACTACATGATCACGCTACTGAGGAGGGATGCTGACAGGATCACGCTTTGGGATGACATGATCATACCAAACTAGGAATTTTCAACAATGGCTGCTTGGTGGTTGTGCATGATCATGCTAAATACTGCATAATCATGTTGccttataataattattttatttttgattcAGATTTGGTTTTATTTCTTTTGTTTTAGGGTTTTATATCACTACCTATATAAAGTCAACATTATGTActggattattatcttattgtTAATCAAAAACCCTTGAGAATTTTCTCATCTTTTTGGTAAATTTCAGAGTTATCTTTTTGAATTCGTGCTTGCGAATTCGTGTTTATTCTTAGGGATTAGCTTTTACTTTTCCTACGCTTCTGTGCTGATTCAAGGAGGAAAAAGAGACAATCAAAAAATTTCTCTGAGAATCCCAATGAGAGATAATATTTTGCTAACTAAAAAGATGAAACATGGAAAGAGGGAGGAATAAAATATCTATCAGAACACCAATCTTCCGGTTATGGCTAAAAATTATAATCCCTACGAATTATAATGAACTAGCCTAGAACTCGTGCAATGCACGGATTCTTTTTAATATTACCTAATTTGTTAGAATTTAATTTGGagtaaaaattttaagttatgaaacttatttatttgaaattttaataatatgatttgataatatttattaatatgCACATATGTGTATAAGTTAGTGATATTAcagttttaaaaaataatgtaatgattgaaatttatatttttttactGATATTTATAGGTATGTTTAtgaaatattattatatttaattaaaaggtAAATTTTAGCTGAGATCAATAGTATACGAATTGTCATTAGTCTGTTAACCGACCAAATCCAACTAAATATATTCagatttatattattttaacatgTTTAAACCCGGATCAATGGTAAAATTTTATGTGTTAATGACAAAAAAATTATGTTAGCTTGAGGCACattatatcaaccaaatccagctaagtatacttaatattttgtttaattttattttagcacacggtgattattattttattttataatgaaTGAATAATATGtatttttttttagttttatgACATTATATCGATCCCACAAATTTccttataaatttttattttgttatagtctggttcaataatataatatttttagcgagatcaataatatttattattttattttagcccgattcTTCAAATCCATCTAATCATatttagttttttttaatttttttatttaaaattggatCAAAGGTATAATTTTGTTTATCCCGACCGGatgaattttatatattatttatgtTTTAACGAAAACCATAAGAAATATTATAATTCTGTTatgaatatttatctatttatgaAAGTGTTTTATTTCAAATACTACTATAATTACGGTGACCAGACCGACTACCAACCAATTTTCATTGTTTtgtctttaatataataatatagattaTAGATATATATGATTGTTATGATTCGATCTCTTTTGATCTTTAGTAGTACATTATATATGTAAGTTCTCTcctatttttattattatatattggatataatataatgtaataatataatattattactTATTAAATAAGGGTAactaagtaatttcagcaagtaccgacttactatcaaatttttaatatttcgtctattataatatgaTATAGATTTATTTATTAGGCCATCATTTGGGAGGGATAAAATATACTATTGAAGAACACCAATCTTCTGGTGATGGCTAAGAAACATAATCCCTGCTAATTATAATTAGTTTATTTCTTAGGCCATCATTTAACGCCCCGAATCGAATGCTACAAGGACATCATGCTCGATCAAGATCTTCATATGTCTCAGGTGAAGCTCTATTTCTATGAGAATCTCCCAATACTCATCTTACAATTTCTCTTAGTTCGTGTGTTGAACCAGACCTGAAGGGTGACCTTTGTTGGGTCAATATGTGATGATCCAATCGAAGCGAGTTTCAACTTTCTAGCTCTGCAAATTGCAACAGGCAAACGCGTTTGGTCCCTAACTTTCATTACATTTTAAAGAACAAGTCTACCTTAGGATATATATTAAAAAAACAGCCTGTAAAACAAATGAAGTCGtactattttataaaacaaataaaGTCGAATTTTTAAAAAGTCCACATGAATATATGCAAAGGACCAAGTAAGAGGTGGGAAGTCTTTGTTAGCTCTAGAGTCGAGACTCAAAAGTTAATGCAATTATTGTGTGATTTGTTATATAACATTTGACTTTTTAACCTGATTTTTAGGGTTTTGAAAATTTcattaaattaatattattttaacaatttttaaaagttaaattAACCAATTTTTAACTTAATATTTCCCTCTTGATTTTTAGCTTAATAATGTAATTTTATTCTATGACATTCCCATCTTGATTTTTTAacttaataataaaattttattctATGACATTTCCATCTTgattttttaagaattaaattaaccAAATTTTAacttaattttaaaaattatcaattaataatttttaaaacctgaaaattatattttaaaatagaCTAAATGTATATATAacttttattatttttttccaATTATATGGTGCGTGTTGCATTCAAAATTTGATTAAATTTATGTATTTATTGATAGACGGGATAGCTAGTACTCACTCCGTCCCACTGGAATGTTTACGTTCACTATTTGTGTGTATTTGAATACTTCCataaagtatagttttataatgtttttataatttttttttgaataaaaatttaaaataaaatttttattcggaaaaaaataaaataaaaaaaacattaAGGAATTATATTTTAAACAAATATTAAAAAATGTGTCAAAAAGTAATGTGAAGAATCCAGCAAGATGGAGGGAGTATATGGTTACAAAGTAGCTAGCAGCCTAGCAGATTCCAAGAAATACAAAATTCAAATTATccgaaaattaaaaaaaatgataaatGAAGACAAAATGGTGGAAAAAGGATAACAGGATCACACCGCAGCCATTTGTATTTTGTCAATAATTGCACAGCTACGACAATTTTTTAGCAAGTTGCCCCTATCTTTTCAATAACCAGAAATTTGTGTCCTCACATGTCAATTATTCGTTACGCGCGTTTTTTCATATATATAGTTGAACAAACTAGCTAGTTAAGCTCATAGTTAAAACCA
This sequence is a window from Apium graveolens cultivar Ventura unplaced genomic scaffold, ASM990537v1 ctg5133, whole genome shotgun sequence. Protein-coding genes within it:
- the LOC141702444 gene encoding uncharacterized protein LOC141702444, whose protein sequence is MLHEKPYTLGWVSKNLQVRVSLICKVSISIGKHYKEEVMCDVLDMDICHVLLCHPWKFETDVTYNGHDNVMLFKWGSHKIAMAPILNFDSSVGQKKSNFLVMGNDDKELDEAIKETWGFFPIVVKVLMSVVKEDAIPEEGQNFLQDLEELIADELPNAFPLVQDIQH